The Mustela nigripes isolate SB6536 chromosome 4, MUSNIG.SB6536, whole genome shotgun sequence genome includes a window with the following:
- the TFAM gene encoding transcription factor A, mitochondrial — TAEGRQRVLVIVGVVLLCRRASPRLAPSRLLGGCNGAFRCVWSVLSALGKSGSDLCAGCGSRLRSPFSFAYVPRCFSSTANSYPKKPLTSYVRFSKEQLPIFKAQNPAAKNSELIRKIAQLWRELPDSEKKIYEDAYRADWQAYKEEINRIQEQLTPSQIVSLEKEIQQKRLKKKALIKKRELTMLGKPKRPRSAYNIFIAERFQEAKDGTSQVKLKTINENWKNLSSSQKQVYIQLANDDKIRYYNEMKSWEEQMMEVGRKDLLRRTVKHQRKVDPEEY; from the coding sequence ACTGCGGAAGGTCGCCAGCGGGTTCTAGTCATTGTTGGAGTTGTTCTCTTGTGCCGCAGGGCTTCGCCGAGATTGGCGCCCAGTCGCTTACTTGGCGGGTGCAATGGCGCTTTCCGATGCGTGTGGAGCGTGCTGAGTGCCCTGGGAAAGTCCGGATCGGACCTCTGCGCGGGCTGTGGAAGTCGACTGCGCTCTCCTTTCAGTTTTGCGTATGTACCGAGATGTTTTTCATCCACCGCGAATAGTTACCCAAAGAAGCCTCTGACTTCATATGTTCGGTTTTCTAAAGAACAGCTACCCATATTTAAAGCTCAGAACCCAGCTGCAAAAAATTCAGAACTAATTAGAAAAATCGCCCAACTATGGAGGGAACTTCctgattcagagaaaaaaatatatgaagatgcTTACAGGGCAGACTGGCAGGCATACAAAGAAGAGATAAACAGAATTCAAGAACAGTTAACTCCAAGTCAGATTGtatctttggaaaaagaaatccagcaaaaacgtttaaaaaagaaagcattaataaaaaaaagagagttaaCAATGCTTGGAAAACCGAAAAGACCTCGCTCAGCttataacatttttatagctGAAAGGTTCCAGGAAGCTAAGGATGGTACATCACAGGTAAAGCTGAAGACTAtaaatgaaaactggaaaaatctgTCTAGTTCTCAAAAGCAAGTATATATTCAGCTTGCTAATGATGATAAAATTCGTtattataatgaaatgaaatcttgggaaGAACAGATGATGGAAGTTGGACGAAAAGATCTTCTACGTCGCACAGTAAAGCACCAACGAAAAGTCGACCCTGAGGAGTATTGA